Part of the Verrucomicrobiia bacterium genome, AGCCAACAAAACAACAGACCACAGCTACCCATTCCAAGAAACAAACCTCCTGGCTCCGCCAGGCTTATGAACAACTGCAGCAGGCCTACGGCCTGCTGCTTTGGGGTGATGACGGATGAGGGGGAAGTGAGGGTGGTTCAGTATTTTTATGCAATGCCACCTCTGTCCATGAGTTTTCTTGCGTCACTCCGCTGGGGCGGTGGTGTATAGTAGAAAAATTATGAATGCCTATGCACGACCACAGTTTGAATACTTAGACCACGAAGACCCCATTGCCTTTGCCCACCAGGGAGGGGATCAGGCCGGCTGGGAGCGGCGGAATACCATGCCTGCCTTTGAGGCTGCTTATGTGCTGGGATATCGGTATTTCGAGACAGATGCTATCTGTTCTGCCGATGATCAGGTGATTGCTTTTCACGGGTCGGGCAGTCGGCGGGAAGAAGAGCGCTCGGGTTTGCCCCTAAGGAGCTTGCTGCAGACTCTGCCGTACGACGAAATACGCGACAAATACGAGATTGGCGGCGAGGAAATGCCGCTGATGGCCGATGTGCTGACCACTTGGCCGGATGTTCGAGTCAACATAGACCCCAAGACAAAAGAAGCCGTCCTGCCCCTGGCGCGGCTTATTCGTAAACTGGGGGTCGTAAACAGAGTATGCGTTACATCCTTTAGCAACGACCGTATCAAGGGCGTGGCCGAGGAGCTGGGCGGCCGAGAAAAGGTGTGTACCGGGCTGGGCCCTCTGGGAGCCATCGCCCTCAAGTCACAAGGCTTATTGGTGCCAGGGTATTTGGCGCGGACAAAAGCTGCATGCTTGCAGTTGCCCTACCAGCATGTCAGTAAAAGAATGGTGGAGTATGCTCGTCATTATGGCCTGGACACACATGTGTGGACACCAAACGATGCTTCTCATATGAGAGAGGCGTTGGAAAAGGAGGTTGACGGCGTCATGACTGATAATATAGTTGCACTCAAACAAGTGCTTATCGACAGAGAGGAATGGGCAGAAGCCGCATGAAAACATCATTAGTACTATTCGACGCCGCGGGCGTCTTGTTCCCGGCCAACAAGGTGGTAGGCGAGACCGTGCAGAAAGAATTTGGCTTGTCAGAAGAAGAGCTCAGTGAATTCTGGCACAATGGCCTGTACCACGAGCTAACAGTTGGTCGCATCACCACCGAAGATCTGCTGAAAGCTTTCGCCAAGACCTATAACCTGCCCCAAGAAAAAGTAACCAAAGAACTGTTTGTGGGCGCCTTTACCAAATCTCTCAGCCCCATGCCAGGGATTCGTGACCTTATAGAACGCCTCAAAAAGACAGGGGTCAAGCTGGCATTGCTGTCCGACACCACC contains:
- a CDS encoding glycerophosphodiester phosphodiesterase family protein; translation: MNAYARPQFEYLDHEDPIAFAHQGGDQAGWERRNTMPAFEAAYVLGYRYFETDAICSADDQVIAFHGSGSRREEERSGLPLRSLLQTLPYDEIRDKYEIGGEEMPLMADVLTTWPDVRVNIDPKTKEAVLPLARLIRKLGVVNRVCVTSFSNDRIKGVAEELGGREKVCTGLGPLGAIALKSQGLLVPGYLARTKAACLQLPYQHVSKRMVEYARHYGLDTHVWTPNDASHMREALEKEVDGVMTDNIVALKQVLIDREEWAEAA
- a CDS encoding HAD family phosphatase; its protein translation is MKTSLVLFDAAGVLFPANKVVGETVQKEFGLSEEELSEFWHNGLYHELTVGRITTEDLLKAFAKTYNLPQEKVTKELFVGAFTKSLSPMPGIRDLIERLKKTGVKLALLSDTTEMYADIRHELGYYEPFEKLFFSYDIGFRKPDPQAYQAVIDHYGVPASEIFFIDDIAKNVEAAKNQGMRAVVFTGTPQLEKDLAAAGILSSEK